One window of Nocardia nova SH22a genomic DNA carries:
- a CDS encoding M20 family metallopeptidase, which translates to MPRSADDRIAAADDAVSAAEPELIALSHSIHAEPELAFAEFRSVHKTLIPLRERGFHIETPVADLDTAFVATYGSGELVVGICAEYDALPEIGHACGHNIIAASAVGAALALAAVADRCAITVKVFGTPAEESGGGKVLMLERGVFDGVAMAMMVHPGPFDIVAARSLALADLSVTFHGREAHASAAPEYGRNAGDAATVAQVALGLLRQHLRPGQQLHGIVESGGVAPNIVPGFAELLYYLRADDSASLDDLRQRASACFEAGALATGCTHEIRALAPTYTELTPDPALLCVYREQIIGMGRTPLAPELEAARPLGSTDMGNVTNAIPGIHPVIGIEANGAVTHQREFAAAAVTSSADLAVIDGARALARTAIRIAGDQFHRDRLLGRSIRRQEDIR; encoded by the coding sequence ATGCCACGCAGCGCGGACGACCGTATCGCGGCGGCCGACGACGCCGTGTCGGCCGCCGAACCGGAGCTGATCGCACTCTCGCATTCCATTCACGCCGAACCGGAGCTGGCCTTCGCCGAATTCCGCAGCGTGCACAAGACGCTGATCCCGCTGCGGGAGCGCGGCTTCCACATCGAGACGCCGGTCGCCGATCTGGACACCGCCTTCGTCGCCACCTACGGCAGCGGTGAACTGGTGGTCGGCATCTGCGCCGAATACGACGCACTGCCCGAGATCGGGCACGCCTGCGGGCACAACATCATCGCCGCGTCTGCGGTGGGCGCCGCGCTGGCGCTGGCCGCGGTGGCGGACCGGTGTGCGATCACCGTGAAGGTGTTCGGCACCCCGGCCGAGGAGAGCGGCGGCGGCAAGGTCCTGATGCTCGAGCGCGGGGTGTTCGACGGCGTCGCGATGGCGATGATGGTGCATCCCGGGCCGTTCGACATCGTGGCCGCCCGCTCACTGGCGCTGGCGGATCTGTCGGTGACCTTCCACGGCCGCGAGGCCCACGCCAGCGCCGCGCCCGAATACGGCCGCAACGCCGGTGACGCGGCCACGGTCGCGCAGGTCGCGCTGGGGTTGCTGCGTCAGCATCTGCGGCCCGGCCAGCAGCTGCACGGTATAGTCGAATCGGGTGGTGTTGCCCCGAATATCGTGCCCGGCTTTGCGGAATTGCTGTACTACCTGAGGGCGGACGATTCCGCATCCCTCGACGATCTGCGACAGCGCGCCTCGGCCTGTTTCGAGGCGGGAGCGCTGGCGACCGGATGTACCCATGAGATCCGGGCGCTCGCGCCCACGTATACCGAGCTCACACCGGACCCCGCACTACTCTGTGTCTACCGCGAGCAGATCATCGGTATGGGCCGCACGCCGCTGGCGCCGGAGCTCGAGGCGGCGCGGCCGCTCGGCAGCACGGATATGGGCAATGTCACGAACGCCATTCCCGGAATTCATCCGGTGATCGGCATCGAGGCGAACGGCGCGGTGACCCATCAGCGGGAATTCGCTGCGGCGGCCGTGACGTCCTCGGCGGATCTCGCCGTGATCGACGGGGCACGGGCCCTGGCACGGACCGCGATCCGGATCGCGGGCGATCAATTTCACAGGGACAGGTTGTTGGGGCGCAGTATTCGGCGACAGGAGGATATTCGGTGA
- a CDS encoding M20 family metallopeptidase: MREHGDDLIGWRRHIHANPELSRAEHATTEFVESWLVKADLEPRILPTGNGLICDIGPSGPRLALRADMDALPLQEYTGRPFASTVPGVSHACGHDAHTAILLGTALALAELDELPVGVRLVFQHAEEVMPGGAIDMVAAGAMDDVSRVFALHCDPRLEVGRIGVRVGAITSAADTVELVLDSPGGHTSRPHLTSDLVYAIGTVITGLPGLLSRRIDPRTSTVMVWGAVSAGKAPNAIPQTGMLTGTVRTGDHATWSLLEPMVREIVDGLLAPTGVRYQLNYKRGVPPVVNDEFCTRMFEDAILGLGPDALSDTPQSGGGEDFSWYLEEVPGAMARLGVWSGEGPQLDIHQPTFDIDERALAAGVRVLTNLVLQAR, from the coding sequence TTGCGCGAACACGGCGACGACCTCATCGGCTGGCGCCGCCACATCCACGCCAATCCGGAACTGTCCCGGGCCGAGCACGCGACCACCGAATTCGTCGAGTCGTGGCTGGTCAAGGCCGATCTGGAACCGCGGATACTGCCCACCGGCAACGGCCTGATCTGCGATATCGGCCCGTCCGGCCCGAGGCTCGCGCTGCGGGCCGATATGGACGCGCTGCCGCTGCAGGAGTACACCGGCCGCCCGTTCGCCTCGACCGTGCCCGGAGTGTCGCACGCCTGCGGTCACGACGCGCACACCGCGATCCTGCTCGGCACCGCACTCGCGCTGGCCGAACTCGACGAGCTGCCGGTGGGGGTGCGGCTGGTGTTCCAGCACGCCGAGGAGGTCATGCCCGGCGGCGCCATCGACATGGTCGCCGCGGGTGCGATGGACGATGTCTCGCGGGTCTTCGCACTGCACTGCGATCCGCGGCTCGAGGTCGGCCGGATCGGTGTCCGGGTCGGCGCGATCACCTCCGCCGCCGACACCGTCGAACTCGTGCTGGACTCGCCGGGCGGGCACACCTCGCGGCCGCATCTGACCAGCGATCTGGTCTACGCCATCGGCACGGTCATCACCGGACTTCCCGGACTGCTGAGCCGCCGCATCGATCCGCGGACCAGCACGGTCATGGTGTGGGGTGCGGTGTCGGCGGGGAAGGCGCCCAATGCCATTCCCCAGACCGGCATGCTCACCGGAACCGTCCGCACCGGCGATCACGCCACCTGGTCGCTGCTCGAGCCGATGGTTCGTGAGATCGTCGACGGCCTGCTCGCGCCGACCGGTGTGCGGTACCAGCTGAACTACAAACGCGGGGTCCCGCCGGTGGTCAACGACGAATTCTGCACCCGGATGTTCGAGGACGCGATTCTCGGGCTGGGTCCGGACGCCCTGTCGGACACCCCGCAGTCCGGCGGTGGCGAGGACTTCTCCTGGTACCTCGAGGAGGTGCCGGGAGCGATGGCCCGCCTGGGCGTGTGGTCGGGGGAGGGCCCGCAACTGGACATCCACCAGCCGACCTTCGACATCGACGAGCGCGCACTGGCCGCCGGAGTCCGGGTGCTGACCAATCTGGTGCTCCAGGCACGCTGA
- a CDS encoding gamma-glutamylcyclotransferase, whose protein sequence is MPIYAAYGSNMDPEQMLKRCPHSPVYGTGWLEGWRLTFAGDDIGWEGPLAQVVEDPGSRVFVVLYDVSAEDEDSLDRWEGSDFGIHKKLRLRVTPNSGSGSQPVLAWLYVLDAYEGGLPSARYIGVIADAAEKAGAPSEYVHALRTRNSRNVGPGTFGSM, encoded by the coding sequence GTGCCGATATACGCCGCCTACGGATCCAATATGGATCCGGAGCAGATGCTCAAGCGCTGTCCGCACTCCCCCGTCTACGGAACGGGCTGGCTGGAGGGGTGGCGCCTGACCTTCGCCGGCGACGACATCGGCTGGGAGGGGCCGCTGGCGCAAGTCGTCGAGGATCCCGGTTCCCGGGTCTTCGTCGTGCTCTACGACGTCTCCGCCGAGGACGAGGACAGCCTCGACCGGTGGGAGGGCTCGGATTTCGGCATCCACAAGAAGCTCCGCCTGCGGGTCACGCCGAATTCGGGCAGCGGCAGCCAGCCGGTCCTGGCGTGGCTGTACGTGCTGGATGCCTACGAGGGCGGCCTGCCCTCGGCGCGCTATATCGGCGTGATCGCCGATGCGGCCGAAAAGGCCGGTGCCCCATCCGAATACGTGCACGCACTGCGCACCCGGAACAGCCGCAACGTGGGGCCGGGAACCTTCGGCTCGATGTGA
- a CDS encoding NAD(P)H-quinone dehydrogenase encodes MSGVLREGDTRNPSRDAVKTVGNRTDNVDGSAGDPGRTHSIAEVHMARIAIIGGGPAGYEAALVAAQHGATVTVIDSDGIGGACVLWDCVPSKTFIASTGVRTDLRRARDLGITVHMAQAQVRLSEVNSRVKALAQAQSSDIRSKLQAAGVTILNGSGRLIDQIPGLATHLVRATLADGTERVMEAEVVLIATGASPRVLPGAEPDGERILTWRQLYDIPELPETLVVVGSGVTGAEFVSAYTEMGVKVKLVSSRDRMMPGEDADAALVLEDALAERGVELVKQARADAVERTADGIVVKLSDGRTVTGTHALMTVGSTPNTHDLGLERIGIELDRGGYLRVDRVSRTAVPGIYAAGDCTGLLPLASVAAMQGRIAMYHALGEGVVPIRLKTVASAVFTRPEIATVGVSQTAIDNGEVPARTVMLPLNTNPRAKMSGLRRGFVKIFCRPATGVVIGGVVVAPIASELILPIAIAVQNNLTVNDLAQTFSVYPSLSGSVTEAARQLMRHDDLD; translated from the coding sequence ATGTCCGGCGTTTTACGAGAAGGTGACACGCGCAACCCCAGCCGTGATGCGGTCAAAACTGTGGGGAACAGGACCGATAACGTTGACGGCAGTGCCGGAGATCCCGGCCGCACGCACTCGATAGCGGAGGTACACATGGCCCGCATAGCAATCATCGGGGGTGGCCCCGCCGGCTACGAGGCGGCATTGGTGGCGGCTCAGCACGGAGCCACGGTCACCGTGATCGACTCCGACGGTATCGGTGGCGCGTGCGTGCTGTGGGATTGTGTTCCGTCCAAGACCTTCATCGCCTCGACCGGGGTGCGCACCGATCTGCGCCGGGCCCGGGATCTGGGCATCACGGTGCACATGGCGCAGGCCCAGGTGCGGCTGTCGGAGGTCAACTCGCGGGTCAAGGCGCTGGCGCAGGCGCAGTCGTCGGATATCCGCTCCAAACTGCAGGCCGCCGGGGTCACCATTCTCAACGGCAGCGGCAGGCTGATCGATCAGATCCCCGGCCTGGCCACCCATCTGGTGCGCGCGACCCTCGCCGACGGCACCGAACGGGTGATGGAGGCCGAGGTGGTGCTGATCGCCACCGGCGCCAGCCCGCGGGTGCTGCCCGGCGCCGAACCCGACGGGGAGCGCATCCTCACCTGGCGCCAGCTCTACGACATCCCCGAGCTGCCGGAGACGCTGGTGGTGGTCGGATCCGGCGTCACCGGCGCCGAATTCGTCTCCGCCTACACCGAAATGGGCGTCAAGGTGAAGCTGGTGTCCAGCCGCGACCGGATGATGCCCGGTGAGGACGCCGACGCCGCCCTGGTCCTCGAGGACGCCCTCGCCGAACGCGGTGTGGAGCTGGTGAAGCAGGCCCGCGCCGACGCCGTCGAGCGCACCGCCGACGGGATCGTGGTGAAACTGTCCGACGGGCGCACGGTCACCGGCACCCACGCGCTGATGACCGTCGGATCCACGCCCAACACCCACGATCTGGGGCTGGAGCGGATCGGCATCGAACTCGATCGCGGAGGGTATCTGCGGGTGGACCGGGTCTCGCGCACCGCGGTGCCCGGAATCTACGCCGCCGGTGACTGCACCGGACTCCTGCCGCTGGCCTCGGTCGCGGCCATGCAGGGCCGGATCGCGATGTACCACGCACTCGGCGAGGGCGTGGTCCCGATCCGGTTGAAGACGGTCGCCTCGGCGGTCTTCACCCGGCCCGAGATCGCGACCGTCGGTGTCAGCCAGACCGCCATCGACAACGGTGAGGTCCCCGCCCGCACGGTGATGCTGCCGCTCAACACCAACCCGCGCGCCAAGATGTCGGGACTGCGCCGCGGTTTCGTGAAGATCTTCTGCCGCCCCGCCACCGGCGTCGTGATCGGCGGCGTCGTGGTCGCCCCCATCGCCTCGGAACTGATCCTCCCGATCGCCATCGCGGTCCAGAACAACCTGACCGTGAACGACCTGGCCCAAACCTTCTCGGTGTACCCGTCACTGTCCGGATCGGTCACCGAGGCCGCCCGCCAACTGATGCGCCACGACGACCTGGACTGA